The following coding sequences are from one Spartobacteria bacterium window:
- a CDS encoding purine-binding chemotaxis protein CheW has protein sequence MNNSSTAAISSEQILIATFQLGDAYFGFDTAQVQEVLRLTDITPVNHAPEYVLGVMNMRGRISTVIDLGVKLELDPVSFGPECRIFMVEWNEEHVGLVVDRMADVLAVSKDVLKHVPENVHGVQSRQVRGVCHAGHQLVALLDLAEVLRSDARDGLAGAAS, from the coding sequence ATGAATAACTCATCAACGGCCGCTATAAGTTCGGAACAGATTCTTATAGCCACCTTTCAGCTGGGTGATGCCTATTTTGGTTTTGATACCGCGCAAGTGCAGGAAGTGCTCAGACTGACAGATATTACCCCCGTAAATCATGCGCCGGAGTATGTGCTGGGGGTGATGAACATGCGAGGCCGTATTTCTACGGTGATTGACCTGGGGGTAAAACTGGAGCTTGATCCTGTGTCTTTCGGTCCGGAATGCCGCATTTTTATGGTTGAATGGAATGAAGAACATGTGGGACTGGTTGTAGATCGCATGGCCGATGTTCTTGCGGTGAGCAAAGATGTGCTGAAACATGTTCCCGAAAATGTCCATGGCGTGCAGAGTCGCCAGGTACGCGGAGTCTGTCATGCAGGCCATCAGCTGGTGGCATTGCTTGATTTGGCGGAAGTCCTGCGCAGTGATGCAAGAGATGGGCTGGCTGGAGCTGCGTCATGA
- a CDS encoding chemotaxis response regulator protein-glutamate methylesterase has translation MTIRALVADDSTLFRRVLTDVLNAIPDVEVVGSASNGVQAVEKIKALQPDLVTLDIEMPQMDGIAVLDALDHPKDIAVIVVSALTLRGGHLTMRALEKGAFDFITKPETGGLSQSKEAITEALTPRIKALANRLQIRSILRGASGKKTVESSSRDETADVDKPKLSDVASRMSRVYKPSQKPEMVLIGVSTGGPNALAKLIPSLPGTLGVPVLIVQHMPPVFTKSLAQSLASKSALTVVEAENGMTLESNTVYIAPGGLQMKVGVDSLKNKVIQIKDDPPENNCRPAVDYLFRSVAMQFPGRAMAVILTGMGADGTIGLKLLKRGGCFVLGQDEDSCVVYGMPRAAAEAGVVDVVLPLEDIAGRIVSAVHGMV, from the coding sequence ATGACCATTCGTGCCTTGGTTGCGGATGACTCGACGCTGTTCCGACGTGTGCTGACCGATGTGCTTAATGCCATTCCGGATGTGGAGGTCGTGGGTTCGGCATCGAATGGTGTTCAGGCGGTTGAAAAAATCAAGGCGCTCCAGCCTGATTTGGTGACCCTGGACATTGAAATGCCGCAAATGGATGGCATTGCGGTGCTTGATGCGTTGGATCACCCTAAAGATATTGCGGTGATCGTTGTGAGCGCATTGACCCTGCGAGGTGGTCATTTGACCATGAGAGCACTGGAAAAGGGGGCTTTTGACTTTATCACCAAACCGGAAACGGGGGGACTCAGTCAAAGTAAAGAAGCGATTACCGAGGCCCTGACGCCGCGTATTAAAGCACTGGCAAACCGCTTGCAGATTCGTAGCATTCTGCGTGGTGCTTCGGGGAAGAAAACCGTGGAATCATCCAGTCGAGACGAGACCGCAGATGTCGATAAACCAAAATTATCGGATGTGGCGTCACGTATGTCTCGTGTATATAAACCGTCGCAGAAGCCGGAAATGGTGCTTATAGGCGTGTCTACCGGCGGGCCCAATGCTTTGGCAAAACTGATTCCTTCGCTGCCCGGAACGCTTGGTGTGCCTGTGCTCATTGTACAGCATATGCCGCCGGTGTTTACGAAATCGCTGGCCCAGAGTTTGGCCTCAAAAAGCGCATTGACTGTTGTAGAAGCGGAGAATGGCATGACGCTGGAGTCAAACACCGTTTACATTGCACCGGGTGGCTTGCAGATGAAGGTGGGCGTGGATTCGCTCAAAAACAAGGTGATCCAGATCAAAGATGATCCTCCGGAAAATAATTGCCGGCCTGCGGTTGATTATCTGTTTCGATCGGTGGCCATGCAGTTTCCCGGCAGAGCCATGGCCGTCATTTTGACGGGCATGGGTGCAGATGGAACCATTGGATTGAAACTGTTGAAACGCGGGGGGTGTTTTGTGCTGGGTCAGGATGAGGACAGCTGTGTTGTGTATGGCATGCCGCGAGCCGCCGCAGAGGCCGGTGTGGTTGATGTTGTATTACCTTTGGAAGATATAGCCGGACGCATCGTGTCGGCTGTGCACGGGATGGTGTAA
- a CDS encoding protein-glutamate O-methyltransferase CheR, with protein MTKLSQEEFAAWIKYIYSICGISLDASKGYLVETRLSAMLREHNLDSYSELFYKVKSDFSGKLKQQIIDAITTNETSFFRDSSPFELLRNKILPDLIDCRTKTIGAGRTIPLRIWSAACSTGQEVYSTAITAHELTAGMGSFDIRITGTDISDQAIAKASHAYYTQMELSRGMQADKIRKHFVAEGTRWKVKDEIRAMAVFQKINLLKPLPFIQKFDIVFCRNVAIYFTEPDKINLFKAIGRVLAPDGYLIIGSTESLTGLCPEYVPQRYLRSVFYQHKNFVS; from the coding sequence ATGACGAAATTGTCACAAGAAGAATTTGCAGCCTGGATTAAGTATATCTATTCCATCTGCGGTATATCTCTGGATGCCAGTAAAGGGTATCTGGTGGAAACGAGATTGTCCGCAATGTTGCGTGAGCACAATTTGGACAGCTATTCTGAGCTGTTCTATAAAGTAAAAAGTGATTTTTCGGGAAAGTTGAAGCAGCAGATTATTGACGCCATTACAACCAATGAGACGTCGTTTTTTCGTGATTCGTCGCCTTTTGAACTTTTAAGAAATAAGATATTACCGGATCTGATCGACTGTCGTACGAAAACCATCGGTGCCGGGCGAACCATTCCCCTTCGGATTTGGAGTGCCGCCTGCTCGACCGGGCAGGAGGTTTACAGCACTGCGATAACTGCTCACGAACTGACCGCCGGAATGGGATCCTTTGATATCAGAATCACGGGTACCGATATTTCCGATCAGGCCATTGCCAAAGCGAGTCATGCCTATTATACGCAAATGGAGCTGAGTCGCGGGATGCAGGCAGATAAAATTCGGAAGCATTTCGTTGCAGAAGGAACGCGCTGGAAGGTAAAAGATGAGATTCGCGCCATGGCCGTCTTTCAAAAAATTAATTTGCTTAAGCCACTGCCGTTTATTCAGAAGTTCGACATTGTATTCTGTCGTAATGTGGCGATTTATTTCACTGAACCGGATAAAATTAATCTGTTTAAGGCCATTGGCCGGGTTCTTGCCCCCGACGGGTATCTGATTATTGGCTCCACCGAATCCTTGACGGGATTATGCCCCGAATATGTGCCGCAGCGCTATCTGCGTTCGGTGTTCTACCAGCATAAAAACTTTGTGAGCTAA
- a CDS encoding manganese efflux pump: protein MCSISTFMIALALAMDAFAASVTSGLTMKRLHIRCAVLMAASFGFFQGFMPLAGWLAGSCARDIVEPFDHWIAFFLLSGIGGKMIYESLWMNNENSDRKEPKNPFSMSMILLLSIATSIDALAVGVTISFLGDPIIVPALVFCGVTFVMSFFGVYIGYRMGHLFENKLEIIGGLILIGIGIRILTMHLLA, encoded by the coding sequence ATCTGCTCTATCTCCACTTTTATGATCGCCCTGGCCCTGGCCATGGATGCTTTTGCCGCCTCCGTCACCAGCGGACTGACCATGAAACGTCTGCATATCCGCTGTGCGGTATTGATGGCCGCATCCTTTGGCTTTTTTCAAGGGTTTATGCCTCTGGCCGGTTGGCTGGCCGGATCCTGCGCTCGGGATATCGTCGAACCCTTTGATCACTGGATTGCCTTTTTTCTTTTAAGCGGCATCGGGGGGAAAATGATTTATGAATCCCTGTGGATGAATAATGAAAACAGCGACCGTAAAGAGCCGAAAAACCCGTTCAGTATGTCCATGATCCTCCTGCTGTCGATTGCCACCAGCATTGATGCCCTGGCCGTGGGCGTCACCATCTCTTTTCTTGGCGACCCGATTATTGTTCCGGCACTGGTCTTCTGCGGCGTGACCTTTGTGATGTCGTTCTTCGGGGTCTATATCGGTTATCGCATGGGTCATTTATTTGAAAACAAACTGGAAATCATCGGCGGTCTGATATTGATCGGTATCGGGATTCGTATTCTCACCATGCATCTCCTGGCATAA
- a CDS encoding cation transporter: MAGYCGIKPMKKTPLQRVTILGLIINIFLSIMKCSVGVIAGSQALIADGFHSLSDITTDLALLFGERFWTAPADHSHPYGHRRIETLITLFIGLCLVGAAIGIGMDAIIALRSADRGHPGWLAFIVAVASIISKEWLYRYTLRVGKRIHSAALQANAWHHRSDAFSSMPVAIAVLTAIVYPKWYFIDSLGALLVCCFLLYSSWEIIKPALAELAESGACQRTQEQIHSIILKNNRVLGMHAIRSRRIGGCFYIDLHLLVDGSLSVREGHAIGGQVKYALLNADLNILDVLIHIEPNDPEQQNNKTG, translated from the coding sequence ATGGCCGGTTATTGCGGAATTAAGCCAATGAAAAAAACACCTCTTCAGCGTGTAACCATATTGGGATTGATCATAAATATCTTTCTGTCGATCATGAAATGTTCTGTGGGTGTGATTGCCGGCAGTCAGGCGTTAATCGCCGATGGATTTCATAGTTTATCTGATATAACCACTGACCTGGCACTGCTTTTCGGGGAACGGTTCTGGACGGCACCGGCCGACCACAGCCATCCTTACGGGCATCGTCGCATTGAAACGCTGATCACGCTCTTTATCGGACTTTGCCTTGTCGGGGCAGCCATAGGCATCGGAATGGATGCCATCATAGCGTTACGCTCAGCAGATCGCGGCCACCCCGGCTGGCTGGCCTTTATTGTGGCTGTCGCATCCATCATTTCGAAAGAATGGCTCTATCGTTACACGTTGCGGGTGGGAAAACGGATACACTCTGCGGCGTTGCAGGCCAATGCCTGGCATCATCGCTCCGATGCCTTCAGTTCTATGCCTGTCGCCATTGCCGTTCTGACCGCCATTGTCTATCCAAAATGGTATTTCATCGATTCACTAGGTGCCCTGCTCGTATGCTGTTTCCTGCTTTACTCCTCCTGGGAAATCATCAAACCGGCACTGGCGGAACTGGCGGAAAGCGGTGCGTGTCAGCGAACACAGGAGCAGATCCATTCCATTATTCTGAAGAACAATCGTGTTCTGGGCATGCATGCCATCCGATCCCGTCGTATCGGAGGCTGTTTCTACATTGACTTGCATCTGCTGGTGGACGGAAGCCTGTCTGTGCGGGAGGGGCATGCCATTGGCGGACAGGTGAAATATGCGCTGCTCAATGCCGATTTAAATATATTAGATGTACTTATTCACATAGAACCCAATGACCCTGAACAACAAAACAATAAGACAGGATAA
- the thiD gene encoding bifunctional hydroxymethylpyrimidine kinase/phosphomethylpyrimidine kinase: MDQQSTPSRPSVLVLAGSDCSGGAGLQADLHTCHAFSCRCHTVATALTAQNSRRFASLYPVSPAYIDEQLLCCLEDNKPDVVKIGMTGHIDILEHVISVCERHDLPVVWDPVLRSTTGGALRTDRAEDWLDTIEKILPHIAVVTPNLGEAEWLCRCTCKTADDIMAAAAHLQQLGAACVVIKGGHGVSEISCDYVATPTRSFWMNAPRLATQDTHGTGCTFASAMASALAKGYTVEDAAVMAKIYIQQALHMADRTELGNGPVWQGLWPVQRRDAAPWISCRPALATPVFAADCGPRPIGLFPYLSSEEEIKPLADEGITMMQLRLSDAIPAGERNARLCRAIATAAACDVRLFINDFWEEAIYFGAYGVHLGRADMEKANVDTIHAAGLRLGASCHSFVEMAEALRFGPSYLTMGTVFPSRSKPGLKQHLGLARLKAMAAASPVPAIAIGGIHLDHVHEIIGAGVHGAAVISAVPKGAQAAADAARWNAQPWPVIAELSQ; encoded by the coding sequence ATGGATCAGCAGTCAACCCCCTCAAGACCCTCTGTACTAGTCCTCGCCGGTAGCGATTGCTCCGGCGGGGCCGGGTTACAGGCGGATCTGCATACCTGTCATGCCTTTTCATGTCGATGCCACACTGTGGCCACGGCACTGACGGCGCAGAACAGTCGCCGCTTTGCCTCGCTGTACCCGGTCTCGCCGGCGTATATCGACGAACAGCTGCTCTGCTGCCTGGAGGACAACAAACCTGACGTGGTCAAGATCGGTATGACCGGACATATTGATATCCTGGAACACGTGATATCTGTGTGTGAACGGCATGACCTCCCGGTTGTCTGGGATCCCGTTCTGCGCAGTACCACTGGCGGGGCACTGCGTACCGACCGTGCGGAGGACTGGCTGGACACCATAGAAAAGATACTACCTCACATTGCAGTTGTTACACCCAACCTGGGTGAGGCGGAATGGCTGTGTCGATGTACATGTAAAACAGCCGATGATATTATGGCGGCTGCGGCACATCTGCAGCAGTTGGGTGCCGCATGTGTCGTCATAAAAGGCGGTCACGGGGTATCGGAAATCAGCTGCGATTATGTCGCCACACCGACCCGCTCCTTTTGGATGAATGCACCACGCCTTGCGACGCAGGATACCCATGGCACCGGGTGCACCTTTGCGTCAGCTATGGCCTCTGCGCTGGCAAAGGGGTATACAGTAGAAGATGCAGCCGTGATGGCCAAAATCTACATTCAGCAGGCACTGCATATGGCCGATCGCACAGAACTGGGCAATGGACCGGTCTGGCAGGGTCTCTGGCCTGTGCAACGTCGCGATGCCGCCCCGTGGATTTCATGCCGCCCCGCCCTGGCCACCCCGGTTTTCGCTGCCGATTGCGGGCCGCGCCCCATTGGTTTATTCCCTTATCTTTCATCGGAAGAGGAAATCAAACCACTGGCTGATGAAGGCATAACGATGATGCAGCTACGCCTTTCCGACGCAATTCCCGCAGGTGAACGCAACGCGCGTTTATGCCGCGCTATCGCTACCGCTGCCGCCTGTGATGTCAGGCTGTTTATCAATGATTTTTGGGAAGAGGCGATTTATTTCGGTGCCTATGGCGTTCATTTGGGACGGGCGGATATGGAGAAAGCGAATGTGGATACGATTCATGCCGCCGGATTGCGACTGGGCGCAAGTTGTCATTCTTTTGTTGAAATGGCGGAAGCATTGCGCTTCGGCCCTTCCTATCTGACCATGGGCACGGTTTTCCCTTCCCGCTCCAAGCCGGGTCTGAAGCAGCATCTGGGCCTCGCCCGACTAAAGGCGATGGCGGCCGCCTCGCCTGTGCCGGCGATAGCCATTGGTGGAATTCATCTCGATCATGTCCATGAAATCATTGGTGCCGGGGTACACGGTGCGGCCGTTATCTCGGCGGTTCCAAAAGGGGCGCAGGCTGCGGCTGATGCTGCACGCTGGAACGCACAGCCATGGCCGGTTATTGCGGAATTAAGCCAATGA